In Phragmites australis chromosome 17, lpPhrAust1.1, whole genome shotgun sequence, the following are encoded in one genomic region:
- the LOC133897752 gene encoding abscisic acid 8'-hydroxylase 3-like, with amino-acid sequence MAVLFILVCILISLGFALYVHYASRQKRKGQGYYGHEQSALKLPPGSMGWPYLGETLQLYSQDPNVFFASKQKRYGNIFKTRLLGCPCVMLASPEAARFVLVTQAHLFKPTYPRSKERMIGPWALFFHQGDYHLRLRRLVQGALGPNALRALVPDVEAAVQSTLASWDGRVTSTFHAMKRLSFDVGIVTIFGGQLDDRRKAELRKNYSIVEKGYNSFPNSFPGTLYYKAIQARRQLHGVLSDIMRERRSRGEPGSDLLGCLMQSRSDDGALLLTDEQVADNIIGVLFAAQDTTASVLTWTAKYLHDHPKLLEAVAAEQAAIREANNGGRRPLTWAQTRSMVLTHRVILESLRMASIISFTFREAVADVEYKGFLIPKGWKVMPLFRNIHHNPDYFQDPQKFDPSRFQVAPRPKTFMPFGNGVHACPGNELAKLEMLVLIHHLVTGYRWEIVGSSDEVEYSPFPVPKHGLPVKLWRENSTADSKGCEGDNVEDIIV; translated from the exons ATGGCCGTCCTCTTCATCCTTGTGTGCATCCTCATTTCTCTTGGCTTCGCGTTGTACGTCCACTACGCAAGCCGGCAGAAGAGGAAAGGCCAAGGCTACTACGGCCATGAGCAGTCAGCCTTGAAGCTGCCCCCTGGCTCCATGGGCTGGCCTTACCTTGGCGAGACCCTTCAGCTCTACTCCCAGGACCCCAACGTCTTCTTCGCCTCCAAACAGAAGAG GTACGGCAATATCTTCAAGACGCGCCTTCTGGGCTGCCCGTGCGTGATGCTGGCGAGCCCGGAGGCGGCGCGGTTCGTGCTGGTGACGCAGGCGCACTTGTTCAAGCCGACGTACCCGCGGAGCAAGGAGCGCATGATCGGGCCATGGGCGCTCTTCTTCCACCAGGGCGACTAccacctccgcctccgcagGCTCGTCCAGGGCGCGCTCGGCCCCAACGCGCTGCGCGCGCTCGTGCCGGACGTCGAGGCCGCCGTGCAGTCCACGCTCGCCTCCTGGGACGGCCGGGTTACAAGCACGTTCCACGCCATGAAGCGA CTGTCGTTTGATGTCGGCATCGTGACGATCTTCGGCGGCCAGCTCGACGACCGGCGGAAGGCAGAGCTGAGGAAGAATTACTCCATCGTTGAGAAGGGCTACAACTCCTTCCCCAACAGCTTCCCCGGGACGCTCTATTACAAGGCGATCCAG GCGCGACGGCAGCTGCACGGCGTGCTGAGCGACATCATGCGGGAGCGTCGATCGCGGGGCGAGCCGGGGTCCGACCTCCTGGGATGCTTAATGCAGTCCCGGAGCGACGACGGCGCGCTCCTCCTCACCGACGAGCAGGTTGCCGACAACATCATCGGCGTGCTGTTCGCGGCGCAGGACACGACCGCCAGCGTGCTCACCTGGACCGCCAAGTACCTCCACGACCACCCCAAGCTCCTCGAGGCCGTCGCGGCGGAGCAGGCGGCGATCCGCGAGGCCAACAACGGCGGGAGGCGGCCGCTGACGTGGGCGCAGACGAGGAGCATGGTGCTAACGCATAGG GTGATTTTGGAGAGCTTAAGGATGGCGAGCATCATCTCGTTCACATTCAGGGAGGCCGTGGCTGACGTGGAGTACAAAG GGTTTCTTATCCCCAAGGGGTGGAAGGTGATGCCTTTGTTCAGGAACATCCATCATAACCCAGACTACTTTCAGGATCCACAGAAGTTCGACCCTTCTAGATTCCAG GTGGCTCCGCGGCCGAAAACCTTCATGCCATTTGGGAACGGCGTGCACGCGTGCCCCGGGAACGAGCTGGCCAAGCTCGAGATGCTGGTCCTCATCCACCACCTGGTCACCGGCTACAG GTGGGAGATTGTTGGATCCAGCGATGAGGTCGAGTACAGCCCGTTCCCTGTGCCTAAGCACGGCTTGCCCGTCAAATTATGGAGAGAAAATAGTACGGCGGATAGTAAGGGTTGTGAGGGTGATAATGTTGAGGATATAATAGTTTGA